A genomic window from Labrus bergylta chromosome 7, fLabBer1.1, whole genome shotgun sequence includes:
- the LOC136179625 gene encoding electron transfer flavoprotein beta subunit lysine methyltransferase-like: protein MNSELNGLQPPVCLTHNIMGSPPAAFHLILLGDMFYDQSLATSLHSWLNRCMETHGTKVLIGDPGRAQFEEHAIRRLLRPLAQFELPDSVREENYGLSCSGVWSYTPEL from the coding sequence ATGAACAGTGAGCTGAACGGCCTGCAGCCTCCTGTGTGTCTCACCCACAACATCATGGGTTCACCGCCCGCCGCCTTCCACCTGATCCTGCTGGGCGACATGTTCTACGACCAGTCCCTCGCCACCAGCCTGCACAGCTGGTTGAACCGCTGCATGGAGACCCACGGCACCAAAGTCCTGATCGGAGATCCAGGAAGAGCTCAGTTTGAGGAGCACGCCATCCGACGCCTCCTGAGGCCGCTGGCTCAGTTTGAGCTGCCCgacagtgtgagagaggagaactACGGCCTGAGCTGCAGCGGCGTCTGGAGCTACACACCTGAactctga